A region of Selenomonadales bacterium 4137-cl DNA encodes the following proteins:
- a CDS encoding TAXI family TRAP transporter solute-binding subunit, with product MRKQAILILSGLVILALIVAGCGGGAQKLQNINIATATTGGVYYPLGNAMAQIFSKNIPNVKASAQATAGTPQNVLLMQKKEAEIAFAQNGVTYYAYNGKGMFNGKPVKNLRGISHLYPNVMHIVVRADSDIKSIKDLKDKRFVPGAVGSATEINSKEILGLYGLDYKDKKNVKADYLGYSEAAEALKDGRVDGILIAGGLPTAAVLDAASSVKIRILSLEPDMLAKLTKEMPWYYEIKIPKGTYIGQTEDVTTVAVANILICRDDLSTDLVYNITKTLYEKHSDLVAAHSAAKAMKLEMATKGMTVPLHPGAEKYYKEKGIIK from the coding sequence GTGAGAAAGCAAGCCATCTTGATTTTGTCCGGTCTCGTCATCCTGGCGCTCATCGTTGCCGGGTGCGGCGGCGGTGCCCAGAAGCTCCAGAACATCAACATCGCAACCGCGACCACCGGCGGAGTCTACTACCCGCTAGGCAACGCCATGGCCCAGATCTTCAGCAAGAACATCCCCAACGTCAAGGCCTCTGCCCAGGCCACGGCCGGGACGCCGCAGAACGTCCTGCTGATGCAGAAGAAAGAAGCCGAGATCGCCTTTGCCCAGAACGGCGTTACCTACTACGCCTATAACGGCAAAGGAATGTTTAACGGCAAACCGGTCAAGAACCTCCGGGGGATATCCCACCTCTACCCCAACGTCATGCATATCGTCGTCAGAGCCGATTCTGACATAAAGTCCATCAAAGACCTTAAAGACAAGCGCTTCGTCCCCGGTGCCGTCGGCAGCGCCACCGAAATCAACTCCAAGGAAATACTCGGCCTTTACGGCCTTGACTACAAAGACAAGAAAAACGTGAAAGCCGACTACCTCGGCTATTCGGAAGCGGCCGAAGCCCTTAAGGACGGCCGGGTTGACGGCATCCTCATCGCCGGAGGCCTACCGACCGCCGCGGTCCTCGACGCCGCCTCGTCGGTAAAAATCCGTATCCTGTCCCTTGAGCCGGATATGTTGGCCAAACTCACCAAGGAAATGCCCTGGTACTACGAAATCAAAATCCCCAAGGGCACCTACATCGGCCAGACCGAAGACGTCACCACCGTGGCGGTCGCCAATATCCTCATCTGCCGCGACGACCTCTCCACCGACCTCGTTTACAACATAACCAAAACCCTTTACGAAAAGCACAGCGACCTGGTAGCCGCTCACTCGGCCGCCAAAGCCATGAAGCTCGAAATGGCCACCAAGGGTATGACCGTGCCGCTCCATCCTGGCGCCGAGAAGTACTATAAGGAAAAAGGCATAATCAAGTAA
- a CDS encoding manganese efflux pump, translating to MLELFVLSTALGTDLFSVAIPIGMNRVRLRVIFRSAAVFALFHIGMILTGYHVGHWLGGMVEHVGTYHIDWPAAAVQDWASAIGALVLTALGVHMIRENAAGNDRQAAGHPLQGLALVGLAVSVSLDALAAGFSLGMMDVDLIKLSVVLGAVIFCVGIVGLGLGRRLGRYIGGRAELVGGLVLMLLGVHVFWTAVMN from the coding sequence GTGCTCGAATTGTTCGTGCTCAGCACAGCGCTGGGCACGGACTTGTTTTCGGTGGCGATCCCCATCGGCATGAACAGGGTGAGGCTGCGGGTCATATTCCGGTCGGCGGCGGTTTTCGCCCTCTTTCACATCGGGATGATTCTCACCGGTTACCATGTCGGTCACTGGCTGGGCGGGATGGTCGAGCATGTGGGCACATACCACATCGATTGGCCGGCGGCGGCGGTGCAGGACTGGGCAAGCGCCATCGGCGCATTGGTGCTGACCGCCCTGGGGGTGCACATGATCCGGGAGAACGCCGCCGGGAACGATCGGCAGGCGGCGGGGCACCCGTTGCAGGGACTGGCGCTCGTGGGGCTGGCGGTAAGCGTCAGCCTGGATGCGTTGGCCGCGGGGTTCAGCCTGGGGATGATGGATGTCGACCTCATAAAGCTGAGCGTCGTCCTTGGGGCGGTGATCTTCTGCGTCGGAATAGTCGGCCTGGGGCTGGGGAGGCGCCTGGGGCGCTACATCGGCGGGCGGGCCGAACTGGTGGGCGGGCTGGTGCTTATGCTGCTCGGGGTTCATGTATTCTGGACCGCGGTCATGAATTAA
- a CDS encoding TRAP transporter permease — translation MEQEKKPVIDKQQIDAFINEEPSEKVDEVLRKYEVEARYRKFTGPMAKIIAVIAIAMSLFHLYTAGIGVFEAIKQRSIHLTFVLVLVFLLYPATSKSPKAKVTPIDVMLAALSFFAGVYLMTIYDDLANAGGVYTQMDIYVGGLLCLLVLEAARRATGKELPIMALLFVGYALFGDLIPGQFGHRGYSLERVIEHMFLTTEGIYGVALGVSATYIFLFILFGAFLSETGMARFFNSLAMAVAGGSPGGPAKVAIFASGLLGMINGSAVANTATIGSFTIPLMKSIGYRPHFAGAVEAVASTGGQIMPPVMGAAAFVMAEFLGMSYTAIMIAAVVPAALYYLACWTMIHLEALKLGLEGLPKEQLPSFKNTLLKSGHLMLPILAIVALLLYGLTPLYAAFFTILITIVVSWLKPETRISFRGILKALEAGARSAVGVAMACAVVGFVVGVSSLTSLGLTFGANILDLSGNSLMLTLVLTAITSLILGMGLPTTACYIVAATIAAPALIKLSVPPLVAHFFVFYFACLSNLTPPVCLAAFTAAGMAGASPYKVGWTSTRLGVAGFLVPFLAVYSPMLLLQGNFGAFEVGEALLTATVGIIALSAALENWLLRGCTLPERAVLLVGALCLIIPGFWTDIIGLGSVIAVYLWQKRSLSNPPSTGIAGN, via the coding sequence TTGGAGCAAGAAAAAAAACCGGTGATCGACAAACAGCAGATCGACGCCTTCATCAACGAAGAGCCGTCTGAAAAAGTCGACGAAGTATTGCGAAAATATGAAGTCGAAGCCCGCTATCGCAAATTCACCGGCCCCATGGCGAAAATCATCGCCGTGATCGCCATAGCCATGTCCTTATTCCATCTTTATACAGCCGGCATCGGCGTGTTCGAGGCCATCAAACAGAGAAGCATCCACCTGACCTTTGTTCTGGTCCTGGTCTTCCTCCTTTATCCGGCCACCAGCAAAAGCCCCAAGGCCAAAGTCACCCCGATCGACGTAATGCTGGCCGCCCTCTCCTTTTTCGCCGGCGTCTATCTCATGACCATTTACGACGACCTCGCCAACGCCGGCGGCGTCTACACCCAGATGGACATCTACGTCGGCGGGCTGCTCTGCCTGCTGGTGCTGGAGGCTGCCCGGCGGGCCACCGGCAAGGAGCTACCCATCATGGCTCTCCTCTTCGTCGGCTACGCCCTCTTCGGCGACTTGATTCCCGGCCAGTTCGGCCACCGTGGTTACAGCCTGGAGCGGGTCATTGAGCATATGTTCCTGACCACCGAAGGCATCTACGGCGTTGCTCTCGGAGTCTCGGCCACCTACATCTTCCTCTTTATCCTGTTCGGCGCCTTCCTGTCCGAAACCGGCATGGCCCGCTTCTTCAACTCGCTGGCTATGGCCGTGGCCGGCGGCTCCCCCGGCGGCCCCGCCAAGGTGGCCATCTTCGCCAGCGGACTGCTGGGCATGATCAACGGCAGCGCTGTCGCCAACACGGCCACCATCGGTTCCTTCACCATCCCCCTTATGAAAAGCATCGGCTACCGGCCACATTTTGCCGGCGCCGTAGAGGCCGTCGCCTCCACCGGCGGTCAGATAATGCCGCCGGTTATGGGCGCCGCTGCCTTCGTCATGGCCGAATTCCTCGGCATGTCCTACACCGCCATTATGATTGCCGCCGTGGTGCCGGCCGCGTTATACTACCTGGCCTGCTGGACCATGATCCATCTCGAGGCGCTCAAACTGGGGCTGGAAGGACTACCCAAAGAACAGTTGCCCAGCTTTAAGAATACCCTCCTTAAATCCGGTCATCTCATGCTCCCCATCCTGGCGATCGTCGCCTTGCTCCTGTACGGCCTCACTCCGCTTTATGCAGCTTTCTTTACCATCCTCATCACCATCGTCGTCAGTTGGCTCAAGCCAGAGACCCGCATCAGCTTCCGCGGCATTCTTAAAGCCCTCGAGGCGGGTGCTCGCTCGGCGGTCGGCGTGGCCATGGCCTGCGCTGTCGTAGGCTTCGTCGTCGGCGTCAGCTCCCTCACCAGCCTGGGCCTGACCTTCGGCGCCAACATACTCGACCTCTCGGGCAATAGTCTCATGCTCACCCTCGTCCTGACCGCTATCACCTCCCTCATACTCGGCATGGGCCTGCCCACAACCGCCTGCTACATCGTCGCCGCCACCATCGCCGCCCCGGCCCTTATCAAGCTCAGCGTCCCGCCGCTGGTGGCTCACTTCTTCGTCTTCTACTTTGCCTGCCTCTCCAACCTCACCCCGCCGGTCTGCCTGGCAGCCTTCACCGCCGCCGGCATGGCCGGAGCCAGCCCGTATAAAGTCGGTTGGACCTCCACCCGTCTCGGCGTGGCCGGCTTCCTTGTCCCCTTCCTGGCCGTCTACTCTCCCATGCTGTTGCTGCAAGGCAACTTTGGCGCCTTTGAAGTTGGCGAAGCGTTACTCACGGCCACCGTCGGCATCATCGCCCTCAGCGCCGCCCTGGAAAACTGGCTGCTCCGCGGCTGTACCCTGCCGGAGCGGGCAGTCCTGCTGGTCGGCGCCCTCTGCCTCATCATCCCCGGCTTTTGGACCGACATTATCGGCCTCGGCAGCGTAATTGCCGTATACCTCTGGCAGAAGCGCTCGCTATCCAACCCGCCGTCGACAGGAATCGCCGGCAACTGA
- a CDS encoding PHP domain-containing protein produces the protein MDSSTRVDLHIHTVASDGTWTPAETVAAVRAAGIGLFAVTDHDSAASVALTARLAAEAGLGFLSGVEISVTLAGHLFHVLGYGIDPEGRSLRRILDANTALMEEVDHDSIKRLAAAGLPISYAEFCAYDYDPGRGGWKSLYYLIDKGLCTGVGDFFAELFNAKRGIVFPEFSHPAEAIAAIKEAGGVPILAHPGSDFHGPAIEETLDLFAAEAIEGVECFHLCHDAATTRRAVEWCDLHNLLITGGSDCHGGFVPARRLGVPELRLGQLRLGKLADSLTGFSEGGG, from the coding sequence ATGGATAGCAGCACCAGGGTCGATTTGCATATTCATACCGTCGCCTCCGATGGGACGTGGACACCGGCCGAAACGGTCGCGGCCGTGCGGGCGGCGGGCATCGGCCTGTTTGCCGTCACCGACCATGATTCGGCGGCGAGCGTCGCCCTGACCGCCCGGCTGGCGGCGGAGGCCGGGCTGGGCTTTCTGTCCGGGGTCGAGATTTCGGTGACGCTGGCGGGGCACCTCTTCCACGTGCTTGGCTACGGGATCGACCCGGAAGGCCGGTCGCTGCGGCGCATCCTGGACGCCAACACCGCGCTGATGGAGGAGGTCGATCACGACAGCATCAAGCGGCTGGCCGCCGCCGGCCTACCCATCAGTTACGCCGAGTTTTGCGCCTATGACTACGACCCCGGACGGGGCGGCTGGAAGTCGCTCTACTATTTGATCGACAAAGGCCTGTGCACCGGTGTGGGCGATTTCTTCGCCGAGTTGTTCAACGCCAAACGGGGCATCGTTTTTCCCGAATTCTCCCACCCGGCCGAGGCCATCGCCGCTATCAAGGAAGCGGGCGGCGTGCCGATACTCGCTCACCCCGGCAGCGATTTCCACGGCCCCGCCATCGAAGAGACGCTCGACCTGTTCGCCGCCGAGGCCATCGAGGGAGTGGAGTGTTTCCACCTCTGTCACGACGCCGCCACCACCCGGCGGGCGGTCGAGTGGTGCGACCTGCACAACCTGCTGATTACCGGCGGTTCGGACTGCCACGGCGGCTTTGTTCCCGCCCGTCGACTGGGGGTGCCGGAGCTTCGCCTCGGGCAGTTGCGTCTCGGCAAACTGGCGGACAGTCTGACAGGCTTCAGCGAGGGTGGCGGATGA
- a CDS encoding cupin domain-containing protein, translated as MNIFNIPHPLPSEELTEPLHEGGGVLIERIVSCGQASPPGFWYDQARDEWVVLLKGRAEISFADGRRVSLAEGDALFLAAHEKHRVEFTSSSPPCVWLAVHGKLK; from the coding sequence ATGAATATCTTCAACATCCCTCATCCCCTGCCGTCCGAAGAGCTTACCGAGCCCCTCCACGAAGGCGGCGGCGTGCTGATCGAGCGGATAGTTTCCTGCGGGCAGGCTTCGCCCCCCGGGTTCTGGTACGACCAGGCCAGGGACGAATGGGTCGTTCTCCTCAAAGGGCGGGCGGAAATATCTTTTGCCGACGGCCGGCGAGTCAGCCTCGCCGAAGGAGACGCGCTCTTCCTCGCAGCCCACGAAAAACATCGCGTCGAATTCACCTCGTCCTCGCCGCCCTGTGTATGGCTGGCCGTTCACGGCAAGCTAAAATGA
- a CDS encoding YwbE family protein, with protein sequence MNGTERRNVRPGLRVKVVQKQHQRSGELTEGVVRDILTNSAVHPRGIKVRLEGGVVGRIKEIIGG encoded by the coding sequence ATGAACGGCACGGAGCGCAGGAATGTGAGGCCGGGACTGAGGGTGAAGGTGGTGCAGAAGCAGCACCAGCGCAGCGGTGAGCTTACCGAGGGCGTCGTGCGGGATATCCTGACGAACAGCGCCGTTCACCCGCGCGGCATTAAGGTGCGCCTGGAAGGGGGCGTCGTCGGCCGGATTAAGGAAATAATCGGCGGCTGA
- a CDS encoding cupin domain-containing protein, translating into MMVVVNMLAEMAKTPVDPAVGIAVVQGVAEPGVSIGLAVVEKSIRPHYQKVSDEIYYVLRGQGTITVDGESRDLKEGDVIAIPKGKVHGFENTGAVPCLILFASGPKFEPDKDRFFPDAG; encoded by the coding sequence ATGATGGTTGTCGTCAATATGCTGGCGGAGATGGCGAAGACGCCTGTCGACCCGGCGGTAGGCATCGCGGTCGTGCAGGGAGTGGCCGAGCCGGGGGTGAGCATTGGTTTGGCGGTGGTTGAAAAAAGCATCCGACCGCACTATCAGAAGGTAAGCGACGAGATTTACTATGTTCTGCGCGGGCAGGGGACAATTACCGTTGACGGGGAGAGTCGGGACCTGAAGGAGGGGGATGTAATCGCCATCCCCAAGGGTAAGGTGCACGGCTTCGAGAATACCGGCGCCGTGCCGTGCCTCATCCTGTTCGCGAGCGGGCCGAAGTTCGAGCCTGACAAGGACCGTTTCTTCCCAGACGCCGGGTGA
- a CDS encoding low molecular weight protein arginine phosphatase: MVRVLLVCTGNTCRSPMAEAMLRERVRAGDLADKVVVLSAGLAAPGEYPPSPPALAAMKRRGLDLSAHRSRQLQPELVKAADIILTMTASHKRAVVAAAPEAVGKAYTLAEYAGENGDVADPFGGSGAIYEACAAEMERLIDKIWQRIAQLAGKSDQM, from the coding sequence ATGGTGCGAGTTTTACTCGTGTGTACAGGCAATACCTGCCGCAGCCCGATGGCCGAGGCGATGCTGAGGGAAAGGGTTCGGGCCGGAGATTTGGCGGACAAGGTTGTGGTGCTGTCCGCGGGACTTGCGGCTCCGGGCGAATACCCGCCGTCGCCCCCCGCGCTGGCGGCGATGAAAAGGCGGGGGCTCGACCTGTCGGCCCACCGCTCGCGGCAGCTTCAGCCCGAACTCGTTAAGGCGGCCGACATTATCCTGACGATGACGGCGTCCCATAAGCGGGCGGTTGTCGCCGCCGCTCCCGAAGCGGTTGGAAAGGCGTACACCCTGGCGGAGTATGCCGGGGAGAATGGAGATGTGGCCGATCCCTTCGGTGGCAGCGGGGCAATATACGAGGCCTGCGCCGCCGAAATGGAGCGCCTTATCGATAAAATATGGCAAAGGATCGCGCAATTAGCAGGAAAAAGCGATCAGATGTAG
- a CDS encoding ArsC/Spx/MgsR family protein, whose protein sequence is MMAIQIFGTKKCQDTRKAERYFKERGISYQFVDLAVRGLSKGELDRVKAAVGLDNLIDRDGKEYARRNLKYLIHDVEEVLLTTPLLLKTPVVRDGPRATVGYRPEVWSGWLEKGATR, encoded by the coding sequence ATGATGGCCATACAGATTTTCGGCACGAAAAAGTGTCAGGATACGCGCAAGGCCGAGCGATATTTCAAGGAACGGGGCATATCGTATCAGTTCGTCGATCTCGCCGTCCGCGGGCTCAGCAAAGGGGAACTCGACAGGGTCAAGGCGGCGGTGGGCCTCGATAATCTCATCGACCGGGATGGCAAGGAATACGCCCGGCGGAACCTCAAATACCTTATCCACGACGTGGAAGAGGTACTGCTGACTACCCCGCTGCTATTGAAAACGCCGGTCGTCCGGGACGGCCCGCGGGCGACGGTGGGCTACCGTCCCGAAGTTTGGAGCGGATGGCTGGAGAAAGGGGCGACAAGATGA
- the rpiB gene encoding ribose 5-phosphate isomerase B has protein sequence MLVAIGSDHGGFRLKEDIKQYLTEKGIEFQDFGTHSTVSVDYPDISRSVAEAVAGAKCDRGIIICGTGIGVCIAANKVKGIRAALCHDTYSAQMSREHNNANILTMGERVIGFGLARAIVDKWLAAEFAGGRHEKRVCKIADLEI, from the coding sequence ATGCTTGTTGCGATCGGCAGTGATCACGGCGGTTTTCGCCTGAAGGAAGATATCAAGCAGTATCTGACGGAGAAGGGGATCGAGTTTCAGGATTTCGGCACCCATTCCACCGTTTCCGTCGATTACCCCGACATTTCCCGTTCGGTGGCCGAAGCGGTCGCCGGCGCGAAGTGTGACCGGGGCATTATTATATGTGGGACAGGCATTGGCGTATGCATCGCCGCCAACAAGGTGAAAGGCATCCGGGCGGCGTTGTGTCATGATACCTATTCCGCCCAGATGTCGCGAGAGCACAATAACGCCAATATTTTGACGATGGGCGAGCGGGTTATAGGCTTCGGACTTGCCCGGGCGATCGTCGACAAGTGGCTGGCGGCCGAGTTCGCCGGCGGGCGGCATGAAAAACGGGTGTGCAAGATCGCCGATCTTGAGATTTAA
- a CDS encoding TIGR01440 family protein gives MFCDNAEIKRQTAAAVDELLSAAGLGPGQILVVGCSTSEVRGARIGSSGSEEVAAAILAALRGSCRAKDVYLAVQCCEHLNRALVVERPAAERYGLEEVSVVPVPKAGGALAARAMREFNAPVVVETIEAHAGLDIGSTLIGMHIKRVAVPLRLEQKVIGQATLTAARHRPKLIGGVRAVYELPPCY, from the coding sequence ATGTTCTGCGATAATGCCGAAATCAAGCGTCAGACGGCGGCGGCGGTCGACGAGCTGTTGAGCGCGGCCGGTCTCGGGCCGGGGCAGATTCTGGTGGTCGGCTGCAGCACCAGCGAGGTGCGGGGGGCAAGGATCGGCTCGTCCGGCTCCGAGGAGGTGGCGGCGGCAATCCTCGCCGCGCTCAGGGGAAGCTGCCGGGCCAAGGACGTCTATCTTGCCGTCCAGTGCTGCGAGCACCTCAACCGGGCGCTGGTGGTTGAGCGACCGGCGGCCGAACGCTACGGCCTGGAAGAGGTGAGCGTAGTGCCTGTGCCGAAAGCGGGCGGGGCGCTGGCCGCCCGGGCGATGCGCGAGTTTAACGCTCCGGTGGTCGTGGAGACCATCGAGGCTCACGCCGGGCTGGATATCGGTTCGACGCTGATCGGCATGCACATCAAAAGGGTGGCGGTGCCGTTGCGCCTGGAGCAGAAGGTGATCGGCCAGGCGACGCTGACGGCTGCCCGCCATCGGCCCAAACTGATCGGCGGCGTGCGGGCGGTTTACGAATTGCCGCCCTGTTACTGA
- a CDS encoding lipase family protein: protein MKRLILLLLVAIMTVCLAPSAEAGVAEDFADAYEIRLAAAACLAAYSDRTGFLAREYLRQDGWEIIPFKKSSREADARFLLARNLTEKGRTRYVLAVVGTETFKDFQVDLRTDKVYFAGDTPDKFAANAKREDMPDTEPKVHRGFHEYVQTAFTARTDGEGQAKDRVLGELLADQSGEMLIVGHSLGGAAATIAGARLLATGVGPDQIRVITFGAPAVGNEAFGRQFSPKLNLTRVVIAGDPVTGVLQKLVGGYRQFGREMVWQRSALFEKGPHAMAEYLDLAMKNYYDRRTSAIQAGVFTMPQASPPEAGPRLYIVPPADNLPAELKDEYRYMEQAFADQYRRLLPGYVLGGAGVDPAKAAAAAGCRWYVVAELGGLKLKNERNQYFVTLHHTVYDTSGHVVYLNAYSSVTANMTPLEALTHDAAGAVADLATWMEGR from the coding sequence ATGAAAAGACTGATACTGCTGCTTCTCGTAGCGATAATGACGGTCTGTCTGGCGCCATCAGCCGAAGCGGGCGTTGCCGAGGACTTTGCCGACGCATATGAAATCCGCCTGGCGGCCGCGGCCTGCCTGGCGGCGTACAGCGACCGGACTGGCTTCCTGGCGCGCGAATATCTCCGCCAGGACGGGTGGGAAATAATCCCGTTCAAAAAGAGCAGCCGGGAGGCCGATGCGCGCTTCCTGCTGGCCCGCAACCTGACGGAGAAGGGGCGGACCCGTTATGTGCTGGCGGTGGTGGGCACGGAAACCTTCAAGGATTTCCAGGTCGACCTGCGGACAGATAAGGTTTACTTCGCCGGCGACACTCCGGACAAATTCGCGGCCAACGCGAAGAGGGAGGATATGCCGGATACGGAACCCAAAGTGCATCGCGGCTTTCACGAGTATGTGCAGACCGCGTTCACGGCCAGGACCGACGGAGAGGGCCAGGCCAAAGACAGGGTGCTGGGAGAACTGCTCGCCGACCAGTCGGGAGAGATGCTGATCGTTGGTCACAGCCTCGGGGGCGCGGCTGCCACCATAGCCGGGGCGCGGCTGTTGGCGACGGGGGTCGGGCCGGACCAGATCAGGGTTATTACCTTCGGCGCGCCCGCGGTGGGCAACGAGGCGTTCGGCCGTCAATTCTCGCCAAAGCTCAACCTTACCAGGGTGGTTATCGCCGGCGACCCCGTAACCGGCGTTCTCCAGAAACTGGTGGGCGGGTACCGTCAGTTCGGGCGTGAGATGGTGTGGCAGCGGTCGGCGCTGTTCGAAAAAGGGCCCCACGCCATGGCGGAGTATCTTGACTTGGCGATGAAGAATTACTACGACCGGCGGACGTCGGCAATACAGGCGGGCGTTTTCACCATGCCGCAGGCCAGTCCGCCGGAAGCCGGGCCGCGGCTGTACATCGTCCCGCCGGCCGATAACCTGCCGGCTGAACTGAAAGATGAATACCGTTATATGGAACAGGCTTTCGCCGACCAGTACCGCCGCCTTTTGCCCGGATACGTGCTGGGCGGCGCGGGGGTTGACCCCGCAAAGGCCGCGGCCGCGGCCGGCTGCAGGTGGTATGTGGTTGCCGAACTTGGCGGCCTTAAGCTGAAAAACGAGCGTAACCAGTATTTTGTGACGTTGCACCACACGGTTTACGACACTTCCGGCCACGTCGTCTATCTGAACGCTTATTCGTCAGTCACCGCCAATATGACGCCCTTGGAGGCTCTGACCCACGACGCAGCCGGGGCGGTAGCCGATTTGGCGACCTGGATGGAAGGCCGATAG
- a CDS encoding GGDEF domain-containing protein, protein MRFFAHPDTSAGPEAGYREHYLAADARQASVAIAAWLVPLLLFAGGDYFLFGASRQLVVLLTLRLAFAAFSLYTISALAKITTPREYDNILLRWAVFAVIAVLYFNYAWARYIPPNGVLTILIIFSAYMVFPARLPIRLAPPLALSAGNFFLHLWVSEPISPQILFTSLVALAMANTLGIIFSTWLHKHRLTEFQARLEETRVKEELGRLAATDDLTGVLNRRKIMELAAREYERFVRERRPLSVAMIDIDRFKKLNDTYGHEAGDLVLTSFTAYVARQLRREDIWGRLGGDEFVLILPDTPAEQAEAVAERLRVGTEAVVWQDQELPYTISSGIAAAREKDQSVDEVFKRADKALYNAKRRGRNRTEILS, encoded by the coding sequence ATGCGTTTCTTCGCACACCCAGATACAAGCGCCGGCCCGGAGGCCGGATACCGCGAGCATTACCTGGCGGCCGACGCCCGCCAGGCCAGCGTCGCCATCGCCGCATGGCTGGTTCCCCTCCTCCTTTTCGCCGGCGGCGATTATTTCCTATTCGGCGCCAGCCGGCAACTAGTGGTCTTGCTGACGTTAAGACTTGCCTTCGCCGCATTCTCCCTGTACACCATATCCGCCCTGGCCAAAATCACCACACCCCGTGAGTATGATAACATCCTCCTCCGTTGGGCCGTCTTCGCCGTCATCGCCGTCTTATACTTCAATTACGCCTGGGCCCGGTACATCCCCCCCAACGGCGTCCTCACAATCCTAATCATCTTCAGCGCCTATATGGTCTTCCCTGCCAGGCTACCCATCCGCCTCGCCCCGCCCCTGGCCCTGTCCGCAGGTAACTTCTTCCTGCATTTGTGGGTCTCCGAACCGATCAGCCCGCAAATCCTCTTCACATCGCTGGTCGCTCTAGCCATGGCCAACACCCTTGGCATTATTTTCTCCACATGGCTGCATAAACACCGCCTCACCGAATTTCAGGCCAGGCTGGAGGAAACCCGGGTCAAGGAAGAACTGGGCCGGCTGGCCGCCACCGACGACCTTACCGGGGTGCTAAACCGCCGGAAAATCATGGAACTGGCCGCCCGGGAATACGAGCGGTTTGTACGCGAACGACGGCCGCTATCGGTCGCGATGATCGATATCGACCGTTTCAAGAAATTGAACGACACCTACGGACACGAAGCGGGAGACTTGGTCCTCACGAGCTTCACCGCCTACGTCGCGCGCCAGCTCCGCCGCGAAGACATCTGGGGCCGGCTGGGGGGCGACGAATTCGTCCTGATTCTTCCCGACACCCCTGCCGAGCAGGCGGAGGCGGTCGCCGAACGCCTCCGGGTCGGCACCGAAGCCGTCGTTTGGCAGGACCAGGAGCTTCCCTACACCATCAGCAGCGGCATCGCCGCGGCGCGGGAGAAGGACCAATCCGTGGACGAGGTCTTCAAACGGGCCGACAAAGCTCTTTACAACGCGAAGCGACGGGGTCGCAACCGGACGGAAATACTGTCCTGA
- a CDS encoding dienelactone hydrolase family protein, whose translation MSPEDRYPAWEKQGQVYRLGCGAEDAVILLHEIYGVNGHMLDVAAWLAARGLDVYCPDLLGVSYGYDREEAAYAHYMRVGFAAAAAEAGALAGLLAGRYRRIYLVGYSAGATVAWLLSCREGFAGAVGYYGSRIRDFCDLTPACPVLLFFPACGEAFSVPALAETLAVKDGVEVHILSGMHGFADRRSSRFDASAARAADELTAAFVSGDARVVR comes from the coding sequence ATGAGCCCGGAAGATCGCTATCCGGCCTGGGAAAAGCAGGGGCAAGTTTACCGCCTTGGCTGCGGGGCGGAAGATGCGGTTATCCTGCTGCACGAGATATACGGCGTGAACGGCCATATGCTCGATGTTGCCGCCTGGCTGGCGGCGCGGGGCCTGGACGTGTACTGTCCCGACTTGCTTGGAGTGTCGTACGGTTACGACCGGGAAGAAGCCGCCTACGCGCACTATATGCGGGTGGGGTTCGCCGCAGCGGCCGCGGAGGCGGGCGCGCTCGCCGGGCTGCTTGCCGGACGGTACCGCAGGATATACCTGGTCGGGTACAGCGCCGGGGCGACGGTGGCCTGGCTGCTGAGCTGCCGGGAAGGCTTTGCCGGCGCCGTCGGTTACTACGGTTCCCGCATCCGCGATTTTTGCGACCTTACGCCGGCCTGCCCAGTACTGCTGTTTTTCCCCGCCTGCGGGGAGGCTTTTTCGGTGCCGGCACTGGCGGAAACTCTGGCGGTCAAGGACGGGGTGGAAGTCCATATACTGTCGGGGATGCACGGCTTTGCCGATCGCCGGTCGTCCCGTTTCGACGCGTCCGCCGCCCGGGCGGCGGATGAACTGACGGCGGCATTTGTTAGCGGGGATGCGCGTGTAGTCCGATAA